From the genome of Maribacter algicola, one region includes:
- the lpxA gene encoding acyl-ACP--UDP-N-acetylglucosamine O-acyltransferase — MNQPLAYVHPGAKIAKNVVIEPFTTIHNNVTIGEGTWIGSNVTIMEGARIGKNCNIFPGAVISAPPQDLKYKGEETTVVIGNGTTIRECATIHKGTSDRMKTVIGKNCLIMAYCHVAHDCLVGNNCIFSNNSTLAGHVTIGDNVILAGLVAVHQFVSVGQHAFVTGGSLVRKDVPPYVKAAREPLSYVGINSVGLRRRGYQSEKIREIQNIYRILYQKNYNNTQAVQILEAEMEATPERDEILQFIRDSQRGIMKGYFSNS, encoded by the coding sequence ATGAATCAGCCGCTGGCATACGTCCATCCAGGCGCAAAGATTGCAAAGAACGTAGTAATTGAACCGTTTACCACCATACACAACAATGTAACGATTGGTGAAGGTACATGGATCGGTTCCAATGTCACCATCATGGAGGGGGCAAGAATTGGAAAAAATTGCAACATTTTTCCTGGTGCCGTCATTTCCGCACCTCCGCAAGACTTAAAGTATAAAGGCGAGGAAACAACCGTGGTCATAGGAAACGGAACCACCATAAGGGAGTGTGCCACTATCCATAAAGGAACTTCTGACCGTATGAAAACGGTCATTGGGAAAAATTGTCTTATCATGGCCTATTGCCATGTCGCCCACGATTGTTTGGTAGGAAATAATTGTATTTTTTCGAATAATTCTACTCTAGCGGGACATGTGACTATTGGCGACAACGTCATTTTGGCCGGTTTGGTTGCTGTACATCAATTCGTATCGGTAGGGCAGCACGCCTTTGTTACAGGGGGATCGCTGGTTAGAAAGGATGTGCCACCGTATGTAAAAGCGGCCAGGGAGCCACTTTCCTATGTAGGTATAAATTCCGTTGGACTTAGGCGGAGAGGATACCAATCGGAAAAAATAAGGGAGATTCAGAATATCTATAGAATTCTATATCAGAAAAATTACAACAACACCCAGGCGGTCCAAATTTTGGAAGCAGAGATGGAGGCAACTCCGGAGCGGGACGAAATACTGCAGTTTATTAGGGATTCCCAACGAGGAATCATGAAAGGGTATTTCAGTAATAGTTAA
- the hisC gene encoding histidinol-phosphate transaminase has translation MKMFDLNNLIRQNLKGLKPYSSARDEYVSDGSEMIFLDANENPFQNGVNRYPDPQQRSLKSILAQHKGIRQENILLGNGSDEVLDLLYRAFCEPKVDNIITLPPTYGMYKVLADINVVENREVLLMDDFQPNVASILKNVDTRTKLLFLCTPNNPTGNSFAAESIEFLLQSFQGLVVIDEAYIDFSSEESWVSKLSEYPNLVVTQTLSKAYGMAGIRLGICIASEEIISVLNKIKPPYNVNELTQQRALERVLNLEEINKEVENILKERRVLEQSLKTIQFVEQVYPTDANFILARVDDASLRYGQLLEKGIVIRNRTTQPLCENTLRFTVGTHRENEKLIESLKELS, from the coding sequence ATGAAAATGTTCGATTTAAATAATTTGATCCGTCAAAACTTAAAAGGTCTAAAACCCTATTCCTCTGCACGGGACGAATATGTGTCGGATGGTTCGGAAATGATTTTTTTGGATGCCAATGAAAACCCTTTTCAGAATGGTGTCAATCGATATCCCGACCCCCAACAAAGAAGTTTAAAGTCCATCCTGGCCCAACATAAAGGTATCAGACAGGAAAATATACTCTTGGGTAATGGAAGTGACGAAGTACTAGATCTCCTTTACAGAGCTTTTTGTGAACCTAAGGTAGACAACATTATTACCCTACCACCTACATACGGTATGTATAAGGTTTTGGCTGATATCAATGTGGTCGAGAACAGGGAAGTATTGTTAATGGATGATTTTCAGCCGAATGTAGCGTCCATTTTGAAAAACGTGGATACACGTACTAAATTATTATTTCTCTGCACTCCCAACAACCCCACCGGGAATAGTTTTGCGGCGGAAAGCATAGAATTTTTATTACAGTCCTTTCAGGGTCTGGTGGTCATCGACGAGGCCTATATTGATTTTTCTTCTGAGGAAAGTTGGGTTTCCAAATTATCTGAATACCCCAATTTGGTGGTAACGCAAACGCTCTCCAAGGCCTATGGAATGGCTGGAATTCGCTTAGGAATTTGTATTGCTTCGGAAGAAATAATATCGGTATTGAACAAAATAAAACCGCCCTATAATGTCAATGAATTGACCCAACAACGGGCATTGGAAAGGGTATTGAATCTGGAGGAAATTAACAAAGAAGTTGAAAATATCCTTAAAGAAAGAAGGGTATTGGAACAATCGTTAAAAACCATTCAATTTGTAGAACAAGTATATCCAACCGATGCCAATTTTATTCTTGCTAGAGTGGATGATGCGTCGCTCAGATATGGACAATTGTTGGAGAAAGGGATTGTCATTAGAAATAGAACTACCCAGCCCCTTTGTGAAAACACATTGAGATTTACGGTGGGGACACATAGGGAAAACGAAAAATTAATTGAATCTTTAAAAGAATTGTCCTAA
- a CDS encoding prohibitin family protein, producing MDKLPKIALPAIFIFIVLVILISKSAVTIGSGEAGVLYKTFGNGVVTDQPPMGEGFHLVAPWNKVFIYEVRQQEVFEKMNVLSSNGLDIKLDASAWFQPKYDDLGKLHQQKGEDYVQRVLLPTIRSAARSVVGRYTPEQLYSSKRDAIQMEIFEETKKIVNDEYIQLNEILVRDVTLPPTIKDAIERKLKQEQESLEYEFRLITAEKEAEKVRIEAQGKADANRILSASLNDQILRDKGIDATLRMSESPNAKVIVIGGGESGLPLILGNN from the coding sequence ATGGACAAATTACCAAAAATTGCCTTACCGGCAATATTCATTTTTATAGTGTTGGTTATCTTAATATCCAAGTCTGCCGTGACCATAGGTTCCGGAGAAGCGGGTGTACTTTACAAAACTTTTGGTAACGGGGTCGTAACGGACCAGCCGCCTATGGGTGAAGGATTTCACCTAGTTGCCCCATGGAACAAGGTTTTTATATACGAAGTTCGGCAACAGGAGGTGTTCGAAAAAATGAACGTGCTTTCTAGCAATGGATTGGATATCAAGTTGGATGCGTCCGCCTGGTTTCAGCCCAAATACGACGACCTGGGTAAATTGCATCAGCAAAAGGGAGAGGATTATGTACAACGCGTTTTATTGCCTACCATACGATCTGCCGCAAGATCGGTAGTTGGCCGTTATACTCCGGAACAGCTTTATTCAAGTAAAAGGGATGCCATTCAAATGGAAATCTTTGAAGAAACCAAAAAAATTGTAAACGATGAGTACATTCAGTTAAATGAAATCTTGGTACGTGATGTAACGCTTCCTCCCACTATAAAAGACGCCATAGAGCGTAAATTAAAGCAGGAACAAGAGTCGTTGGAATATGAGTTTCGATTGATTACGGCAGAAAAGGAAGCCGAAAAAGTTAGGATTGAGGCACAGGGTAAGGCAGATGCCAATAGGATTTTGAGTGCGTCATTGAACGATCAAATTTTAAGGGATAAGGGAATAGATGCTACGCTTCGTATGTCAGAATCTCCAAACGCCAAGGTTATCGTAATAGGTGGGGGAGAATCCGGATTGCCCTTAATTCTAGGAAATAACTAA
- a CDS encoding VWA domain-containing protein has protein sequence MRTETVLLIILAALVAILVALLQYERAKLSIYLAILRFFGVFGILLLLINPQFSNTTFTIENPVLNVLVDNSSSVKNNESEIKSILSKLDNAEGLKDRFSINHFVFGEDVKPMDSLSFTDKLTNIHLPISNINEAFRRKQGAMLLISDGNQNVGRDYTYTKGKNKVIYTVTVGDTTAYRDLALGPVITNTYAFLNNRFPLETYVRYHGSGEITTKIDVKIGNTIVFSDNLNLSESKNFQTVNTLIDASSVGLKRILVSASVLPSERNVINNTRETTVEVIDEKTNVGIVSEVLHPDLGAFKKAIESNEQRKVYVLKPNSPTNELEEMDIFFLYEPTRSFNSIFQYIKNKKSNYLIITGVNTDFSFLNQVQDDFEVELGYPAQEVFGRLNVGFSNFDISNFDTDSFPPLTSDAGPLVINSPFDVLMDSEIKGVNINSPMLSVFENDSWKKGLWVGTDIWRWRAQTYRNTGEFSNFDGFLGTLVRYLSGSAKKERLNLEYNSLYEGSNAAIITATYFDKAYLFDPNAILNITLTHLDSGRSTSRSMAIKNGYYEADLSDLAPGDYEFLVEVVGEEIAKKGSFVISDFDLEKQFVSSDYKKMALLADNTGGSSYFPDQIDVLINDISANNNYVPIQKSVENIVSLIDYRILLAIIILAFTLEWFLRKYNGLI, from the coding sequence ATGCGAACTGAAACAGTCCTACTTATTATTTTAGCCGCCCTGGTGGCTATTTTGGTGGCACTGCTTCAATATGAAAGGGCCAAATTATCAATTTACTTGGCAATTTTACGGTTTTTTGGGGTATTTGGGATTTTACTTTTACTTATCAATCCACAATTTTCCAACACCACGTTTACTATAGAAAATCCGGTTTTGAATGTCTTGGTAGACAATTCCTCATCGGTAAAAAACAATGAAAGCGAGATCAAATCCATTTTGTCCAAGCTTGATAATGCTGAAGGACTTAAAGATAGGTTTTCAATAAATCATTTTGTCTTTGGAGAAGACGTAAAGCCCATGGACAGTCTATCCTTTACGGATAAATTGACCAATATTCACCTACCTATTTCGAATATAAATGAGGCGTTCAGACGAAAACAGGGTGCAATGCTTCTTATTTCTGATGGAAACCAGAATGTTGGAAGGGACTATACCTATACTAAGGGAAAAAACAAAGTCATTTACACCGTAACCGTTGGCGATACCACGGCCTATAGGGATTTGGCATTGGGCCCTGTAATTACCAACACTTATGCCTTCCTAAACAATAGATTTCCCTTGGAAACCTATGTTAGATATCATGGAAGTGGGGAAATAACAACGAAGATTGATGTTAAAATTGGCAATACAATTGTCTTTTCCGATAATCTAAATTTATCGGAATCCAAAAATTTTCAGACTGTAAATACCCTTATCGATGCTAGTAGTGTAGGACTAAAACGAATACTAGTTAGCGCTTCAGTATTACCTTCAGAAAGGAATGTCATTAATAATACACGTGAGACCACTGTGGAAGTCATTGATGAAAAGACAAATGTTGGGATTGTTTCTGAGGTACTACATCCTGATTTGGGCGCATTCAAAAAGGCCATAGAAAGTAATGAACAGCGCAAAGTCTATGTACTAAAACCAAATTCCCCGACCAATGAGTTGGAAGAAATGGATATTTTTTTCCTTTATGAACCCACCAGAAGTTTCAATTCCATTTTCCAATACATCAAGAACAAAAAATCCAACTACTTGATCATTACAGGTGTCAATACAGACTTTAGCTTTCTCAACCAGGTTCAGGACGATTTTGAGGTTGAGTTAGGTTATCCGGCACAGGAAGTGTTCGGTCGACTGAATGTAGGTTTTTCCAATTTTGACATTTCCAATTTTGATACCGATAGTTTTCCTCCCTTAACGAGCGATGCCGGTCCCTTAGTAATCAATTCCCCATTCGATGTGTTAATGGATTCGGAAATAAAGGGCGTGAATATTAATTCACCAATGCTCAGTGTCTTTGAAAACGATTCATGGAAAAAGGGACTCTGGGTAGGTACGGATATTTGGAGATGGAGGGCACAAACCTACCGCAATACGGGAGAGTTTTCCAATTTCGATGGTTTTTTGGGTACACTGGTAAGATATCTTTCCGGAAGTGCAAAAAAGGAAAGGCTAAACTTGGAATACAATAGTTTGTACGAAGGTAGCAATGCCGCGATAATTACGGCTACCTATTTTGACAAAGCTTATTTGTTCGACCCAAATGCCATCTTGAACATCACCTTGACGCATTTGGATAGTGGGCGTTCAACTTCACGGTCTATGGCCATCAAGAATGGGTACTATGAAGCGGATCTAAGCGACCTGGCCCCTGGAGACTATGAGTTTTTGGTAGAAGTTGTAGGCGAAGAAATTGCTAAAAAGGGAAGCTTTGTTATTTCAGATTTCGACCTTGAGAAACAATTTGTTTCAAGTGATTACAAAAAAATGGCATTGTTGGCCGACAATACAGGAGGCTCTTCCTATTTTCCGGACCAAATAGATGTTCTGATAAACGATATAAGTGCCAATAACAACTATGTTCCCATACAGAAAAGCGTTGAAAATATCGTATCTTTGATAGATTACAGGATACTATTGGCCATTATCATTTTGGCCTTCACATTGGAGTGGTTCCTCAGAAAGTATAACGGTTTAATCTAA
- the efp gene encoding elongation factor P, whose translation MASTSDIRKGLCIRYNNDIYKIIEFLHVKPGKGPAFVRTKLKSVTTGKVLDNTFSAGHKIEDVRVETRSYQFLYAEGETYHFMNTEDYNQLTLSEGALDAPGLLKEGEVVKIMFNTEDSMPLSVEMPASVVLEVTYTEPGVKGNTATNATKPAKVETGAEVNVPLFINEGDKIKIDTSSGSYMERVKE comes from the coding sequence ATGGCATCTACATCGGATATTAGAAAAGGATTGTGCATTAGATACAATAACGATATTTATAAGATTATCGAATTTTTGCATGTTAAACCAGGCAAGGGCCCAGCCTTTGTAAGAACGAAACTTAAGAGCGTTACTACCGGAAAAGTTTTGGACAACACGTTCTCCGCAGGTCACAAGATTGAGGACGTGCGTGTGGAGACACGCTCCTATCAATTTTTGTATGCAGAAGGGGAGACTTATCATTTTATGAATACGGAGGACTACAACCAGCTTACGTTATCAGAGGGTGCTCTTGACGCTCCGGGACTTTTGAAGGAGGGTGAAGTCGTAAAGATCATGTTCAATACGGAGGATAGCATGCCCTTATCCGTGGAAATGCCTGCCAGTGTAGTTTTGGAAGTAACGTATACGGAACCTGGTGTAAAGGGAAATACGGCCACCAACGCTACGAAGCCTGCAAAGGTTGAAACGGGTGCCGAGGTAAATGTACCCTTATTCATTAACGAGGGCGATAAAATTAAAATCGATACCTCCAGCGGTTCCTATATGGAACGCGTAAAAGAATAA
- the hisD gene encoding histidinol dehydrogenase: protein MNKIYNPSRESWSTILKRPTQTVSDIEDIVDTVFAEVKKGGDSILKTYTEKFDGVSLYTLGVTQEEVDQASLHVSKELKKAIQLAKSNIEEFHKAQKTERVFVTTAPGVDCWQEKRPIQKVGLYIPGGTAPLFSTILMLAIPAKLAGCKEIVLCTPPNKEGKVNPAILYTAALCGVTKIFKVGGIQAIAGMTFGTESVPHVYKIFGPGNQYVTVAKQIATKYGVAIDMPAGPSELLVFADGSANPAFVASDLLSQAEHGVDSQVILVSISKDLLDKVEVEVEIQMVDLPRKEIAQKAIKNSKLIYVNDKKTAVDLINEYGPEHYIICAEEEDFFIENVENAGSVFVGNYTPESAGDYASGTNHTLPTNGYAKQYSGVNLDSFMKSMTFQKITQKGIQNIGKAIELMAEAEGLQAHKNAVTLRLNEINSVISSEVEKS, encoded by the coding sequence ATGAACAAGATTTATAACCCTAGTAGAGAATCGTGGTCCACTATACTTAAACGACCAACGCAGACCGTGTCCGACATTGAGGATATTGTGGATACTGTTTTTGCCGAAGTAAAAAAAGGAGGGGATTCCATTTTGAAAACGTATACGGAGAAGTTTGACGGAGTTTCTTTGTACACCCTAGGGGTGACCCAAGAGGAAGTAGATCAAGCGAGTCTGCATGTTTCGAAGGAATTGAAAAAAGCCATTCAACTGGCCAAAAGCAATATCGAAGAATTCCACAAGGCCCAAAAAACGGAAAGAGTTTTCGTAACAACTGCACCTGGGGTGGATTGTTGGCAAGAAAAACGACCAATTCAAAAAGTAGGTCTATACATACCTGGAGGTACTGCGCCCTTGTTTTCTACCATTCTCATGTTGGCGATCCCTGCTAAATTGGCCGGATGCAAGGAAATAGTACTTTGTACTCCCCCAAACAAGGAAGGAAAAGTAAATCCTGCTATTTTGTATACGGCAGCACTTTGTGGGGTTACCAAAATTTTTAAAGTAGGGGGTATCCAAGCCATTGCGGGAATGACATTTGGAACGGAGTCGGTTCCACATGTGTATAAGATTTTTGGTCCGGGCAACCAATACGTTACGGTTGCCAAGCAAATAGCGACTAAATATGGGGTGGCCATTGATATGCCGGCAGGACCCAGTGAGCTCTTGGTTTTTGCGGATGGTTCTGCAAACCCAGCTTTTGTAGCCTCTGACTTGTTGAGCCAGGCCGAACACGGTGTGGATAGCCAAGTGATTTTAGTCTCTATCTCAAAGGACCTGTTGGATAAAGTTGAAGTTGAAGTAGAAATTCAAATGGTGGATTTACCAAGAAAGGAAATCGCCCAAAAGGCTATAAAAAATAGCAAACTCATCTATGTTAATGATAAAAAAACGGCAGTTGATTTGATCAATGAATATGGACCCGAACATTATATTATCTGTGCCGAAGAAGAGGACTTTTTTATTGAAAATGTGGAGAATGCCGGGTCAGTATTTGTTGGGAACTATACTCCGGAGAGTGCTGGCGACTATGCTTCGGGCACCAACCATACACTGCCTACCAATGGATATGCAAAGCAGTACAGTGGGGTAAACCTTGATAGTTTTATGAAGAGTATGACGTTTCAGAAAATAACCCAAAAAGGCATTCAAAACATTGGCAAAGCGATAGAACTAATGGCGGAGGCCGAAGGGTTGCAGGCACATAAAAATGCGGTAACCTTACGATTGAATGAAATAAATAGTGTCATTTCCAGTGAAGTCGAGAAATCTTAA
- the fabG gene encoding 3-oxoacyl-[acyl-carrier-protein] reductase encodes MKLLEGKNVIITGASRGIGKGIAKVFAQHGANIAFTYSSSETPALELEKELSGLGVKAKAYKSNAASYAEAETLVTEVLKDFDGVIDVLINNAGITKDNLLMRMSEEDFDSVMDINLKSVFNMTKATQRTFLKQRKGSIINMSSVVGVKGNAGQTNYAASKAGMIGFTKSVALELGSRNIRCNAIAPGFIETEMTEKLDEKTVQGWRDGIPLKRGGTTEDIANACLFFASDLSAYVTGQVLNVDGGMLT; translated from the coding sequence ATGAAACTTTTAGAAGGAAAAAATGTAATCATAACCGGTGCCAGTCGTGGCATTGGAAAGGGAATAGCCAAAGTATTTGCCCAACATGGTGCCAACATAGCATTTACCTATAGTTCTAGCGAAACTCCTGCATTGGAATTGGAAAAAGAGCTTAGTGGGCTAGGTGTAAAAGCGAAAGCGTATAAAAGTAATGCGGCAAGCTACGCCGAGGCCGAAACACTTGTAACAGAGGTGTTGAAGGATTTTGATGGGGTAATCGATGTTCTAATAAACAATGCGGGTATTACAAAGGATAATTTGTTGATGCGTATGTCCGAAGAGGATTTTGATTCAGTGATGGACATCAACCTAAAATCCGTCTTCAACATGACCAAGGCCACACAGCGTACCTTCCTAAAACAACGAAAAGGGTCTATTATCAATATGAGCAGTGTGGTAGGGGTGAAAGGAAATGCCGGGCAGACCAATTACGCAGCTTCCAAAGCTGGTATGATCGGGTTTACAAAATCGGTCGCATTGGAACTTGGTTCCAGAAATATTCGATGCAATGCCATCGCCCCAGGTTTCATAGAAACTGAAATGACGGAAAAGCTGGATGAAAAAACGGTCCAAGGTTGGCGGGATGGGATTCCCTTGAAACGAGGGGGAACCACAGAGGATATTGCTAACGCATGCCTGTTCTTTGCATCGGATTTATCGGCCTATGTCACCGGACAAGTCCTTAATGTGGATGGTGGTATGTTAACCTAG
- a CDS encoding UDP-3-O-(3-hydroxymyristoyl)glucosamine N-acyltransferase, producing MKFPTTFTLKQISEIIQTDYVGDSDFPVMGMNEIHVVEQGDIVFVDHPKYYDKALNSNATVILINKEVDCPSGKALLISDDPFRDFNKLTQYFSPFVASVRTISNSAKIGKNTVIQPNVFIGNNVTIGNNCVIHSNVSIYDNCIIGNGVTIHAGTVLGSDAFYYKNRPEGFDKLLSGGRVVLEDNVDLGALCTIDRGVTGDTTIGEGSKLDNQVHVGHDTVIGKKCLIASQTGIAGCVVIEDEVTLWGQVGTNSGITIGKKAVIMGQTGVTKSVAGGKSYFGTPIEESREKLKQLAYTKRIPEILKKLEDK from the coding sequence TTGAAATTTCCAACTACATTCACCCTTAAACAGATTTCAGAAATCATACAAACCGACTATGTTGGTGATTCAGATTTTCCTGTGATGGGCATGAACGAAATCCATGTGGTGGAACAAGGGGATATCGTATTTGTAGATCATCCAAAGTATTATGATAAGGCCTTGAATTCCAATGCTACGGTGATTCTTATCAATAAAGAGGTAGATTGCCCATCGGGCAAGGCCCTTTTGATTTCAGATGATCCTTTCAGGGATTTCAACAAACTCACCCAGTATTTTAGTCCCTTTGTTGCTTCGGTCAGAACGATATCCAATTCGGCCAAAATTGGAAAAAATACCGTGATACAACCTAATGTATTTATTGGAAACAACGTCACCATTGGCAACAATTGTGTGATCCATTCCAACGTGAGCATTTATGACAATTGTATCATTGGGAACGGAGTTACTATCCATGCTGGTACCGTGCTTGGGTCCGATGCCTTCTACTATAAAAATAGGCCAGAGGGTTTTGATAAATTACTATCAGGAGGAAGGGTCGTTCTAGAGGACAATGTGGACCTTGGAGCACTGTGCACCATAGATAGGGGCGTTACCGGCGACACGACCATAGGCGAAGGTAGCAAGTTGGACAATCAAGTACATGTAGGTCATGATACCGTTATAGGCAAAAAGTGTTTGATAGCTTCCCAAACGGGTATTGCAGGTTGCGTGGTCATTGAAGATGAAGTGACCCTTTGGGGCCAAGTTGGGACCAATAGTGGCATTACAATAGGAAAAAAGGCGGTTATTATGGGACAGACAGGAGTTACCAAATCGGTTGCGGGAGGTAAAAGCTATTTTGGAACTCCTATAGAAGAATCAAGGGAAAAGCTCAAACAATTGGCTTACACTAAAAGAATTCCAGAAATATTAAAAAAACTTGAGGATAAATAA
- the hisG gene encoding ATP phosphoribosyltransferase has translation MTKIRIAIQKSGRLNEDSLQILKDCGISIDNGKDQLKASSRNFPMEVFYLRNGDIPQYLRDGVVDVAIIGENVLIEKGADISIAEKLGFSKCKVSLAVPKSVKYKSVQDFEGKRIATSYPNTVTNYLKKKGVRADLHIINGSVEIAPNIGLADAICDIVSSGSTLFKNNLKEVEVMLTSEAVLAVSPQISEERKALLKRLQFRIQSVLRARKSKYVLLNAPNEKLQEILKLLPGMRSPTVLPLAEEGWSSVHTVIDKDTFWEVIDELKKAGAEGILVCPIEKMVL, from the coding sequence ATGACAAAGATTAGGATTGCTATTCAAAAATCGGGAAGACTCAATGAAGACTCCCTTCAGATTCTAAAGGACTGTGGTATTTCCATTGACAATGGGAAAGATCAGTTAAAAGCCTCTAGCCGAAACTTTCCCATGGAAGTGTTTTACCTACGTAATGGTGATATTCCCCAGTATTTGAGGGACGGTGTGGTGGATGTTGCCATCATTGGTGAAAACGTATTGATAGAAAAGGGAGCCGACATTTCCATTGCGGAAAAACTTGGTTTTTCAAAATGCAAGGTGTCCTTGGCGGTACCTAAGTCGGTCAAGTATAAATCCGTTCAGGATTTTGAAGGAAAACGCATTGCTACATCATACCCCAATACTGTTACCAATTATTTAAAGAAAAAAGGGGTTCGTGCAGATCTACACATCATAAATGGTTCTGTGGAGATAGCCCCAAATATTGGCTTGGCTGATGCCATCTGTGACATCGTATCTAGTGGCAGTACGCTGTTCAAGAATAATTTGAAGGAGGTAGAAGTAATGTTGACCAGTGAAGCTGTATTGGCTGTGTCGCCCCAAATCTCGGAGGAACGCAAAGCTTTGCTTAAAAGACTACAGTTTAGGATACAATCCGTCCTAAGGGCCAGGAAATCAAAATACGTACTATTAAACGCCCCAAACGAGAAGTTACAGGAAATACTGAAGTTATTACCAGGAATGCGCAGCCCAACTGTGTTGCCATTGGCAGAAGAGGGGTGGAGCTCGGTTCATACGGTAATAGATAAGGATACTTTTTGGGAGGTAATTGATGAATTGAAGAAGGCCGGTGCTGAAGGTATTTTGGTTTGTCCTATTGAGAAGATGGTTTTATAA
- the sucD gene encoding succinate--CoA ligase subunit alpha encodes MSVLVNKDSKIIVQGFTGSEGTFHAEQMIEYGTNIVGGVTPGKGGQEHLGKPVFNTVSEAVEKVGADTSIIFVPPAFAADAIMEAADAGIKVIITITEGIPVADMVIAANYVKDRNCRLIGPNCPGVITPGEAKVGIMPGFVFKKGTIGIVSKSGTLTYEAADQVVRQGLGITTAIGIGGDPIIGTTTKEAVELLINDPETECVVMIGEIGGQLEADAAKWYKESGSKKPIVGFIAGETAPAGRTMGHAGAIVGGSDDTAQAKKKIMREHGIHVVDSPAEIGVKVKEVMS; translated from the coding sequence ATGAGTGTTTTAGTAAACAAGGATTCCAAAATAATTGTACAGGGATTTACAGGAAGTGAAGGTACTTTTCATGCCGAGCAAATGATAGAATATGGCACCAATATCGTTGGAGGAGTAACTCCGGGAAAGGGTGGCCAAGAGCATTTGGGAAAACCTGTTTTTAATACCGTTAGCGAAGCTGTTGAAAAAGTAGGTGCAGATACTTCCATCATTTTTGTTCCACCTGCCTTCGCCGCCGATGCCATTATGGAAGCCGCCGATGCTGGAATCAAAGTTATTATTACCATTACCGAAGGCATACCCGTCGCAGATATGGTCATTGCTGCCAACTATGTGAAGGACAGGAACTGTAGGTTGATTGGCCCAAACTGCCCAGGTGTCATTACGCCTGGAGAGGCCAAGGTAGGTATCATGCCAGGTTTCGTATTTAAGAAAGGGACTATTGGAATCGTTTCTAAGTCAGGCACGCTTACCTATGAGGCCGCTGATCAAGTGGTAAGACAGGGATTGGGAATCACCACGGCCATAGGTATTGGAGGTGACCCGATTATTGGAACAACGACCAAGGAAGCGGTTGAGCTTTTGATTAACGACCCAGAAACCGAGTGCGTGGTAATGATTGGTGAAATTGGTGGTCAGTTGGAAGCTGATGCCGCAAAATGGTATAAGGAGAGTGGTAGCAAAAAGCCGATTGTTGGCTTTATAGCAGGTGAAACCGCCCCAGCAGGTAGAACCATGGGACATGCGGGAGCCATTGTGGGTGGAAGTGACGATACGGCCCAGGCCAAAAAGAAGATAATGCGGGAACATGGTATTCATGTAGTGGATTCCCCTGCCGAGATAGGTGTTAAGGTAAAAGAAGTAATGTCATAA